Proteins encoded together in one Mycobacterium noviomagense window:
- a CDS encoding Fpg/Nei family DNA glycosylase, which yields MPELPDVEGFRRALADTLPGRRVRDVDVRDPGVLRNTTARTLSRNLIGHRFTAPRRHGKWLILPTDGPVLLVHSGMTGHPYYTCRGAETRGYERLVLTLDRGELRYADLRKLRGVWLVSGDDEIAAITGPQGPDALDVDLPKFREVLSGRRGGLKATLLDQSVIAGLGNLLTDEICWQAGLHPFRPIAGLDADEVKQLHTTMKRVLRTSVRHGCVPGLPRWLTGVRDEPDPSCPRCGARLSRGRAGGRTSLWCPRCQPDQR from the coding sequence ATGCCGGAACTTCCTGACGTCGAGGGGTTCCGCCGGGCACTGGCCGACACGCTGCCCGGCCGTCGAGTGCGAGACGTCGACGTGCGCGACCCGGGCGTATTGCGTAACACCACCGCGCGAACATTGTCGCGCAACCTTATTGGCCATCGGTTCACCGCGCCGCGCCGGCACGGCAAGTGGCTGATCCTGCCGACCGACGGGCCGGTGCTTCTCGTGCACAGCGGCATGACCGGCCACCCGTACTACACGTGCCGTGGCGCAGAGACCCGGGGCTACGAACGGCTTGTGCTCACCCTCGACCGTGGCGAGTTGCGCTACGCCGACTTACGTAAGCTGCGCGGCGTATGGCTGGTCAGCGGCGACGACGAAATTGCCGCGATCACAGGACCACAGGGTCCCGACGCGCTGGATGTCGATCTGCCTAAATTTCGTGAGGTGCTGTCGGGCCGCCGTGGCGGGCTCAAGGCGACGCTGTTGGACCAGTCCGTAATCGCCGGCCTGGGCAACCTGCTCACCGACGAGATCTGCTGGCAGGCCGGCCTGCATCCATTCCGGCCGATCGCCGGCTTGGACGCCGACGAGGTGAAGCAGTTGCACACCACCATGAAGCGTGTGCTGCGCACCTCGGTGCGCCACGGCTGTGTACCCGGCCTGCCGCGGTGGCTCACCGGTGTGCGCGACGAGCCCGATCCGAGCTGTCCTCGCTGCGGCGCGCGGCTGTCCCGCGGTCGGGCCGGCGGCAGAACGTCGTTGTGGTGTCCGCGTTGCCAACCCGACCAACGGTAG
- the ligD gene encoding non-homologous end-joining DNA ligase, whose product MPRIKVAVTHPDRVVFPGRSSRKGITKGEVVDYYAAVADAMLPHLYGRPLTLQRFPRGIDESGFIQQDFGEAMPDWMESAEVAKEGGTVVHPLAQRPEALVWLANQNCITLHAWLSRRRRLNTPDRLVFDLDPSGDDFPVVRATAHAVADVLDDIGLARYVKTTGSRGVHVVVPLRGDADFDTVRQFARDVAAVVVADDPAHRTAEARKDKREGRVYIDVMRNAYAQTAVAPYSVRARPGAPVATPLEWDELDNRGMRPDRFTLRDIPKRLAGQPDPWTDMNRHARSLTGPAGRLAKLHAGTS is encoded by the coding sequence ATACCTCGAATCAAGGTGGCGGTCACCCATCCGGATCGGGTCGTGTTTCCCGGCCGCTCCTCGCGAAAAGGCATCACCAAGGGCGAGGTGGTGGATTACTACGCTGCGGTGGCCGACGCGATGTTGCCGCACCTCTACGGCCGGCCGCTGACCTTGCAGCGGTTCCCGCGCGGCATCGACGAGTCGGGGTTCATCCAGCAGGATTTCGGCGAAGCAATGCCTGACTGGATGGAGTCGGCCGAAGTCGCCAAGGAAGGCGGCACGGTCGTGCACCCGCTGGCCCAGCGCCCGGAGGCGCTGGTGTGGTTGGCCAACCAGAACTGCATCACGCTGCATGCCTGGCTGTCTCGGCGACGCCGGCTGAACACGCCAGATCGACTGGTGTTCGACCTCGACCCGTCCGGCGACGACTTCCCGGTGGTGCGGGCAACTGCGCACGCGGTCGCCGACGTGCTGGACGACATCGGCCTGGCACGCTACGTGAAGACGACGGGTTCGCGCGGGGTGCATGTGGTGGTGCCGTTGCGCGGCGACGCCGACTTCGACACGGTCCGCCAATTCGCGCGCGACGTCGCCGCCGTGGTGGTGGCCGACGACCCGGCACACCGTACGGCGGAAGCCCGCAAGGACAAGCGCGAGGGACGGGTGTATATCGATGTGATGCGAAACGCGTACGCGCAGACAGCGGTCGCGCCCTACTCGGTGAGGGCCCGCCCGGGCGCCCCGGTTGCCACCCCACTGGAATGGGACGAACTCGACAACCGAGGCATGCGCCCCGACCGGTTTACGCTGCGCGATATCCCGAAAAGACTTGCAGGCCAACCCGATCCATGGACTGATATGAACCGGCACGCCCGCTCACTGACCGGCCCGGCAGGGCGCCTGGCGAAACTGCATGCCGGAACTTCCTGA
- the ligD gene encoding non-homologous end-joining DNA ligase: MVSNIELPGRLRAALHEEPVPDWRAPMLATLTERRFSDPRWIFERKFDGERCLAYRTGEPVRLWSRNRQPLDGTYPELVDALAAQPVSRFVVDGEVVAFDGRRTSFARLQGRLGITNPKQARATGIPVFYYVFDLLHLDGQCTTGLPLLWRKRLLRRSFQFGGPLRYTPHRVEQGEAAYRAACARGDEGVIAKLADAPYEGRRSGNWLKFKCVRDQEFVIGGYTAPKGSRVGLGALLVGYYDGRDLVYAGKVGTGFDEATLRGLHARLSGMEQDACPFSRGRVRESGTRWVRPELVAQIGFTEWTRDGKLRHPRYTGLRTDKNPRDVVRETR; encoded by the coding sequence ATGGTGTCGAACATCGAGCTGCCCGGCCGGCTGCGCGCCGCTCTGCACGAGGAGCCCGTACCCGACTGGCGAGCTCCCATGCTGGCCACGCTGACCGAGCGGCGGTTTTCCGATCCGCGGTGGATATTCGAGCGCAAGTTCGACGGCGAGCGGTGTCTGGCGTATCGCACCGGTGAGCCGGTGCGCCTGTGGTCGCGCAACCGTCAGCCACTCGACGGAACCTACCCAGAGTTGGTCGACGCGCTTGCCGCACAGCCGGTTTCGCGGTTCGTCGTGGACGGCGAGGTGGTGGCGTTCGATGGGCGGCGCACCAGCTTCGCCCGTCTGCAAGGCCGGCTGGGCATCACCAACCCCAAACAGGCGAGAGCAACGGGCATCCCGGTCTTCTACTACGTCTTCGACCTGCTGCACCTGGACGGGCAATGCACCACCGGGCTGCCACTGCTCTGGCGCAAACGCCTGCTGCGCAGGTCGTTTCAATTCGGCGGTCCACTGCGCTACACGCCGCACCGGGTCGAGCAGGGCGAGGCGGCGTATCGCGCCGCCTGCGCCCGCGGTGACGAGGGCGTGATCGCCAAACTGGCCGACGCGCCGTACGAAGGCCGCCGATCGGGGAACTGGCTGAAGTTCAAATGCGTCCGCGACCAAGAGTTCGTCATCGGCGGCTACACCGCCCCGAAAGGTAGCCGGGTGGGCCTCGGTGCACTGCTGGTGGGCTACTACGACGGCCGCGACCTGGTCTACGCCGGCAAAGTGGGGACTGGGTTCGACGAGGCCACTCTGCGCGGCCTACACGCGCGACTATCGGGCATGGAACAAGATGCGTGCCCGTTTAGCCGCGGACGGGTCCGAGAGTCCGGAACTCGATGGGTGCGGCCGGAATTGGTCGCCCAGATCGGTTTCACGGAATGGACCCGCGACGGCAAACTGCGCCATCCGCGCTACACCGGGCTGCGGACCGACAAGAACCCCCGCGACGTCGTGCGTGAGACACGCTGA
- a CDS encoding DUF402 domain-containing protein yields MRAVDEYTLRPWGLYMARPTPGRAQFHYLESWLLPSLGLRANIFHFNPGHERDHDYYLDIGEYLPGPTVWRSEDHYLDLELCTGRDVNLADVGELLDAVRYGLLTPKTAERAVHRAVDTVDGLSRHGYDLQRWLAGKGIELTWRGT; encoded by the coding sequence GTGCGGGCCGTCGATGAGTACACGCTGCGGCCCTGGGGACTCTACATGGCGCGCCCCACCCCGGGCCGAGCCCAATTCCATTACCTTGAGTCATGGCTCTTGCCATCGCTGGGCTTGCGCGCCAACATCTTTCACTTCAACCCCGGCCATGAACGCGACCACGACTACTACCTCGACATCGGTGAATACCTACCCGGCCCAACGGTGTGGCGTTCTGAAGACCATTACCTGGATCTCGAACTCTGCACGGGCCGCGACGTAAACCTGGCTGATGTCGGTGAGCTGCTGGACGCGGTTCGCTACGGACTGCTGACTCCGAAAACCGCCGAGCGGGCAGTGCACCGCGCCGTGGACACCGTCGACGGGCTGTCCCGGCACGGGTACGACCTGCAGCGCTGGCTGGCCGGCAAGGGGATCGAGCTCACTTGGCGCGGTACGTAG